Proteins encoded together in one Anaerococcus murdochii window:
- a CDS encoding ATP synthase subunit C: MIKYTAMLALAVVIITIYSGLYLLKNNEDPSKAKISKALKMNLFTFVPVMLMIVVLMIPSASKAAEGAATAQAASDGLKYIGAALSTGLAAIGTGYAVGTVGSAALGAISEDQSILGRTIIFVGLAEGIAIFGVIISIMILNA, from the coding sequence ATGATTAAATATACAGCAATGCTAGCATTAGCAGTAGTAATAATAACAATTTATTCAGGTTTATACTTATTAAAGAACAATGAAGACCCATCAAAAGCAAAAATTTCTAAAGCATTAAAGATGAATTTATTTACCTTTGTGCCAGTTATGTTAATGATAGTTGTACTTATGATTCCATCTGCTTCAAAAGCTGCAGAAGGTGCAGCTACAGCTCAAGCAGCATCTGATGGACTTAAATATATAGGTGCAGCTCTTTCAACAGGTCTTGCAGCTATTGGTACAGGATATGCCGTAGGTACAGTTGGTTCTGCAGCTCTTGGTGCTATTTCTGAAGACCAATCTATCCTTGGTAGGACAATCATATTCGTAGGTCTTGCCGAAGGTATAGCTATCTTTGGTGTTATCATTTCAATCATGATCCTAAACGCATAA
- a CDS encoding V-type ATP synthase subunit I → MTDKVKKSKENYLLVYPKQVKEDIGRAVNTMGFIDKEIPDEDLLTINKDLGDIDSELKSLETSIQDIRSKNKDVVDNLSNSLEYYEKSDELVAKMAKGDKYLYLSGWVPDSKIKDFENLSNKYDDTIVTVKEESNQEPPTKLKNNKLFRPFEFLVNMYGAPNYNEIDPTPFFAVSYMLLYGMMFGDLGQGLVFVLLSFLVDKKNKTFGALIRRVGFSACFFGMMYGSVFGIETLIPAILIKPFDNIMKVLIASVAFGIGLLVISYFIGIYNKLVKQKNIEEGIFGKEGIAGLMMMTSFVLLILNIVKVNPLPKTVGLVILLASIVMIVFSRPIAAKIEKRDEVFESSAFDYYVESSFSIIEALLSVFSNLVSFTRVGAFAINHVGLYMAFEVMSKIAGGGIKGLIILILGNILIIGLEGMIVFIQGLRLEFYEMFSKYYQGNGRKFRPIKESK, encoded by the coding sequence ATGACAGATAAGGTAAAAAAATCAAAAGAAAATTATTTGTTAGTTTACCCTAAGCAGGTTAAGGAAGATATAGGAAGAGCTGTTAATACGATGGGCTTTATTGATAAAGAAATTCCTGATGAGGATTTACTAACTATAAATAAAGACCTAGGCGACATTGATTCAGAACTAAAATCATTAGAAACAAGTATACAAGACATCAGATCTAAAAATAAAGATGTTGTTGATAACTTATCTAATTCTTTGGAATATTATGAAAAAAGTGATGAATTAGTTGCAAAAATGGCTAAGGGAGATAAATACCTTTATCTATCTGGTTGGGTTCCTGACTCAAAAATTAAAGATTTTGAAAATTTATCAAATAAATATGATGATACAATAGTTACAGTCAAGGAGGAGTCAAATCAAGAACCTCCTACAAAACTTAAAAATAATAAATTATTTAGGCCGTTTGAATTTTTGGTAAACATGTATGGGGCACCAAATTATAACGAAATAGATCCAACTCCATTTTTTGCAGTATCATACATGCTCTTGTATGGAATGATGTTTGGTGACTTAGGCCAAGGTTTGGTTTTTGTTCTCTTAAGTTTTTTAGTTGACAAAAAAAACAAAACTTTTGGTGCCCTAATAAGAAGAGTAGGATTTTCAGCATGTTTCTTTGGAATGATGTATGGTTCAGTATTTGGTATAGAAACCCTAATACCTGCTATACTTATCAAGCCATTTGATAATATTATGAAAGTCCTTATTGCTTCAGTGGCCTTTGGTATAGGACTACTTGTAATATCCTATTTTATAGGAATTTATAATAAACTTGTTAAGCAAAAGAATATTGAAGAAGGTATCTTTGGCAAGGAAGGTATAGCAGGACTTATGATGATGACTTCATTTGTTTTGCTAATTCTGAATATTGTCAAAGTAAATCCTCTACCCAAAACAGTAGGTTTAGTAATTTTGCTTGCTTCAATAGTTATGATTGTATTTTCAAGACCAATCGCAGCTAAAATTGAAAAGAGAGATGAAGTTTTTGAATCAAGTGCTTTCGACTATTATGTTGAAAGTTCATTTTCGATAATAGAAGCACTTCTATCTGTATTTTCAAATCTTGTATCTTTTACAAGGGTAGGAGCCTTTGCTATAAACCACGTTGGTTTATACATGGCATTTGAAGTTATGAGTAAAATCGCAGGCGGAGGAATTAAGGGACTAATTATATTAATTCTAGGAAATATCTTAATCATTGGGCTTGAAGGCATGATAGTCTTTATCCAAGGCTTGAGACTAGAGTTTTATGAGATGTTTAGTAAATATTATCAAGGAAATGGTCGTAAATTCAGACCAATTAAAGAAAGTAAATAA
- a CDS encoding V-type ATP synthase subunit A, which translates to MNPIIKTINGPVVYAKNARSLKIKEMVSVGGLKLIGEVISVDGDIATIQVYEDTSGLKVGEDIISTSMPLSVRLGPGLLGNMFDGIERPLKDIMDKHGAFIPSGIGFDNLNLEKQWDVKIKFKVGDKIKKSDIYATIKETEVIDHRLLSNVEGTIIEAKEDGLYRLEDTILKVENDEGIHELKLYQYWPVRNPRPVKKALSLKNLLVTGQRVLDVFFPIAKGGTVAIPGGFGTGKTMLQHQLAQYSDVDIIVYIGCGERGNEMTQVLEEFPDLIDPNTGKDLMQRTILIANTSNMPVAAREASIYTGITIAEYYRDMGYDVALMADSTSRWAEALREISARLEEIPAEEGYPAYLASRLSKFYERAGYFENLNGTKGSVTLIGAVSPSGGDFSEPVTEATRRSVNVFLGLDRKLAYSRHYPAINWLTSYTNYLDKIRDFYKETYNSDIIGVRNKLMNVLIDEEEVKSIMMLVGSDALSDEQKNILDVASLIRNGFLQQNAYNYTDKYVPVKKQIMMLDVIEKYYDLSKAALKDNISYNKFYSSSLLNDISQMKYNVENDKIEKLNDLSSQIENHFARVRG; encoded by the coding sequence ATGAATCCAATAATTAAGACAATAAATGGGCCAGTAGTTTATGCCAAAAATGCTAGGAGTCTTAAGATAAAAGAGATGGTCTCTGTTGGAGGATTAAAGCTAATTGGCGAAGTTATATCAGTTGACGGTGATATAGCTACAATTCAGGTATATGAAGATACTTCAGGCCTTAAGGTCGGCGAAGATATTATTTCAACATCCATGCCCTTATCAGTAAGGTTAGGTCCGGGTCTACTCGGTAATATGTTTGACGGTATTGAAAGACCGCTTAAGGATATTATGGACAAACACGGGGCCTTTATTCCATCTGGAATTGGTTTTGATAATCTTAACCTTGAAAAACAATGGGATGTAAAAATCAAATTCAAAGTTGGCGATAAAATCAAAAAATCTGATATATACGCTACAATCAAGGAAACTGAGGTTATAGACCACAGACTTTTATCAAATGTCGAAGGTACTATAATCGAAGCCAAGGAAGATGGGCTTTATAGGCTTGAAGATACTATTTTAAAGGTTGAAAATGATGAAGGCATCCATGAGCTTAAACTTTATCAATACTGGCCAGTTAGAAATCCAAGACCGGTTAAAAAGGCTTTAAGTCTTAAGAATTTACTTGTAACAGGTCAAAGAGTTTTGGATGTATTTTTCCCAATTGCTAAGGGTGGTACCGTTGCAATTCCCGGCGGATTTGGTACAGGAAAGACTATGCTCCAACACCAATTAGCCCAATATTCTGATGTTGATATTATTGTTTACATCGGTTGTGGAGAGAGGGGAAATGAGATGACTCAAGTTCTTGAGGAATTCCCTGATCTTATAGATCCAAATACTGGCAAGGACCTTATGCAAAGGACAATCCTTATCGCAAATACTTCCAATATGCCGGTGGCAGCGAGGGAAGCTAGTATCTATACAGGTATAACTATTGCTGAGTATTATAGAGATATGGGCTATGATGTTGCCCTTATGGCTGACTCTACATCTAGGTGGGCAGAAGCTCTTAGGGAAATATCTGCAAGGCTAGAAGAAATTCCGGCTGAAGAAGGTTACCCAGCTTATCTTGCATCTAGGCTTTCGAAGTTTTATGAAAGAGCAGGATATTTTGAAAACCTAAACGGAACTAAGGGATCGGTTACCTTGATTGGTGCGGTTTCTCCATCTGGTGGAGACTTTTCAGAACCTGTAACAGAAGCTACAAGACGTTCAGTAAATGTATTTTTAGGTCTTGATAGAAAACTTGCTTATTCTAGACATTATCCAGCTATAAACTGGCTTACATCTTATACAAACTACCTAGATAAGATAAGAGATTTTTATAAAGAAACCTATAATTCAGATATCATTGGCGTAAGAAATAAATTAATGAATGTTCTAATTGATGAAGAAGAAGTTAAGTCAATTATGATGCTTGTTGGATCTGATGCCCTATCAGATGAGCAGAAGAATATACTTGATGTAGCAAGTTTAATTAGGAATGGTTTCTTGCAACAAAATGCTTATAATTATACTGATAAGTATGTACCAGTCAAAAAGCAAATAATGATGCTAGATGTCATTGAAAAGTACTATGACCTAAGTAAGGCGGCTTTAAAAGATAATATTTCATATAATAAATTTTATAGCTCATCTTTATTAAATGACATAAGCCAAATGAAATACAACGTAGAAAATGATAAGATTGAAAAACTTAATGATCTAAGTTCACAAATTGAAAATCATTTTGCAAGAGTTAGGGGGTAG
- a CDS encoding ATPase: MLDIEAKLSSFRKMVWDEEKEKTDQELFQSTERNSSFLDSKNESRKEDFEKKVKDRDVFLEIRKNEEISKISQDEKNRFFAYKEQLLDDFYEKLTDKLKAYRKTSDYKDKLQKEIEGKIKSLGLNEDEIIVAVVDEDLNLIDFKHTESIEKTNIGGFMLIDINKEFRYNFTYRQKIRENKYEFGKKLYQVLESESFNESNN; this comes from the coding sequence ATGCTAGATATAGAAGCAAAATTATCAAGCTTTAGAAAGATGGTTTGGGATGAAGAAAAGGAAAAAACTGACCAAGAATTATTCCAATCCACTGAAAGAAATTCTTCATTTTTAGATAGTAAAAATGAGTCCCGCAAGGAAGATTTTGAGAAAAAAGTTAAAGATAGGGATGTATTTCTAGAAATAAGAAAAAATGAAGAGATTTCTAAAATTAGCCAAGATGAAAAAAATAGGTTTTTTGCTTATAAAGAGCAATTGCTTGATGATTTTTATGAAAAATTAACAGATAAATTGAAAGCCTATAGGAAGACAAGCGATTATAAAGATAAGCTTCAAAAGGAAATAGAAGGCAAAATTAAAAGCCTAGGCCTAAATGAAGATGAGATTATAGTTGCTGTTGTAGATGAAGATTTAAATTTGATTGATTTTAAGCATACAGAAAGTATCGAAAAAACAAATATCGGAGGCTTTATGCTTATTGATATCAATAAGGAATTTAGATATAACTTTACTTATAGGCAAAAAATTAGAGAAAATAAGTATGAATTTGGTAAAAAACTATACCAAGTTCTTGAAAGTGAGAGTTTTAATGAATCCAATAATTAA
- a CDS encoding bifunctional 4-hydroxy-3-methylbut-2-enyl diphosphate reductase/30S ribosomal protein S1, which yields MEIIKAENSGFCFGVKRSVDLAEKALESGKKAYCLGPLIHNPQLVEDFEKRGLTVIDHEEALNIKDSLIVIRAHGESKALKEKLIENGNELYDATCPVLTNIYKRITEKENEGYQVIIVGDKNHPEIIAMDSCINKGIIVGDETEAKNIKNYDKLYVVSQTTNRLEFFRNIANKLEENNDSVVIENTICNATKLRQDSAKKLASQVDCMIVVGGFNSSNTNKLYQVASLFCKNVFRIETVKDLPLQKLSKFKKLGIIAGASTPESIIEEVVSSMDEFTKEEFMNSLEDSLKKIYPKEVIKGTVINVKDDEVFVDIQYRADGIVKLDEMTEEEKQDPKNSFEVGDDIDVYVIKLDDGEGNVSLSTRRVEGMKAWTELAEKYENDELVHGKVTSFNKGGLTVEVNGVNGFVPASQIATYFVKNLKKFVGEEWDLKIISIDERKNRLVLSRKDVLEAELDDLWEELEEGQVVEGKVARLTDFGAFVEVNGLDGLLHVSDIAWTRVEHPSDVLKVGDDIEVKILKLNKEKNRISLGRKQLLEKPFEKFVNEHEVGDVVEGKVVNLLDFGAFVEVADGVEGLVHVSEISWEHVEKPSDELNVGDTIEVKIISIDKEEEKVGLSIKALKEAPERPERKPRKQARTNDKPRRKVERDNSKAFGDDDLNNNLGDMLAQALSEQGSEDLLGSIEEDAE from the coding sequence ATGGAAATAATTAAAGCAGAAAATTCTGGTTTTTGTTTTGGCGTAAAAAGAAGTGTGGACTTAGCAGAAAAGGCACTTGAAAGTGGGAAAAAGGCTTATTGCCTGGGTCCTTTAATACACAATCCCCAGCTTGTTGAAGATTTCGAAAAGAGAGGCCTAACTGTTATTGATCACGAGGAAGCTCTAAATATCAAGGATAGCTTGATTGTTATTAGAGCCCATGGAGAAAGTAAAGCTCTAAAAGAAAAGCTAATTGAAAATGGAAATGAGCTTTACGATGCAACATGCCCTGTTCTTACTAATATATATAAAAGAATTACAGAAAAAGAAAATGAAGGCTATCAAGTAATAATTGTTGGAGATAAAAATCATCCAGAAATAATTGCTATGGACTCTTGCATAAATAAGGGTATAATAGTTGGAGATGAGACTGAAGCAAAAAATATTAAGAATTATGATAAGCTATATGTGGTAAGCCAAACCACAAATAGGTTAGAGTTTTTCAGAAATATTGCTAACAAGTTAGAAGAAAATAATGATAGTGTAGTAATAGAAAACACAATCTGCAATGCAACTAAGTTAAGGCAAGACTCAGCAAAAAAACTTGCGAGTCAAGTGGATTGCATGATTGTAGTTGGTGGTTTTAATAGTTCTAATACAAACAAGCTATATCAAGTAGCTAGTTTGTTTTGTAAAAATGTTTTTAGGATTGAAACTGTTAAAGATCTACCTTTGCAAAAGCTCTCTAAATTTAAAAAATTAGGAATAATCGCAGGAGCGTCTACGCCTGAGTCGATTATCGAGGAGGTAGTAAGTAGTATGGATGAATTCACAAAAGAAGAATTTATGAACAGTCTGGAGGATAGTTTAAAGAAGATTTACCCAAAAGAGGTAATCAAAGGTACAGTAATCAACGTTAAGGATGATGAAGTATTTGTTGACATCCAATATCGTGCAGATGGTATTGTTAAACTAGACGAAATGACTGAAGAAGAAAAACAAGATCCAAAAAACAGTTTTGAAGTTGGCGATGACATTGATGTATATGTTATCAAACTTGACGACGGTGAAGGCAATGTATCCCTTTCTACAAGAAGAGTAGAAGGAATGAAAGCTTGGACAGAACTAGCTGAAAAATACGAAAATGATGAACTAGTTCATGGTAAAGTTACAAGCTTCAATAAGGGTGGCCTTACAGTTGAAGTTAATGGCGTAAATGGTTTTGTACCAGCTAGCCAAATCGCAACATATTTCGTTAAAAATCTAAAGAAATTCGTTGGTGAAGAATGGGATCTTAAGATCATCAGCATCGATGAAAGAAAAAATAGACTAGTTTTATCTAGAAAAGATGTTTTAGAAGCAGAACTAGATGACCTTTGGGAAGAGCTTGAAGAAGGTCAAGTAGTAGAAGGTAAAGTTGCAAGACTTACTGACTTTGGTGCATTCGTAGAAGTAAATGGTCTTGATGGTCTACTTCACGTTTCTGACATTGCTTGGACAAGAGTAGAACATCCATCAGATGTTCTAAAAGTAGGCGATGACATAGAAGTTAAGATTTTAAAACTAAACAAAGAGAAAAACAGAATCTCTCTTGGACGTAAACAACTTCTTGAAAAACCATTCGAAAAATTTGTTAACGAACACGAAGTTGGCGATGTAGTTGAAGGTAAGGTTGTAAACCTACTTGACTTCGGTGCTTTCGTTGAAGTAGCAGATGGTGTTGAAGGTCTAGTACACGTTTCTGAAATTTCTTGGGAACACGTAGAAAAACCATCAGATGAATTAAATGTTGGTGATACAATTGAAGTTAAAATAATCTCAATTGATAAAGAAGAAGAAAAAGTTGGACTTTCTATTAAGGCTCTTAAAGAAGCACCAGAAAGACCAGAAAGAAAGCCAAGAAAACAAGCTAGAACCAACGATAAACCAAGAAGAAAAGTTGAAAGAGATAACTCAAAAGCCTTTGGTGATGATGACCTAAACAACAACCTTGGTGATATGCTTGCTCAAGCTTTATCAGAACAAGGATCTGAAGATTTACTAGGTTCTATCGAAGAAGACGCTGAGTAA
- the miaB gene encoding tRNA (N6-isopentenyl adenosine(37)-C2)-methylthiotransferase MiaB: MANKKLDKYKDYFKGKTYNITTFGCQMNEHDSERISFILEDLGYTYEEDRKKADFILFNTCLVRENAELKLYGQVSSLKKIKEAHPEKIIAVSGCMMQTEVARQVIIDKHKEVDIIFGTKNINSLADLIFRYLETGERVVDISTDNVKDDFVLYNTPNHFQAYVNIMTGCDNFCSYCIVPESRGREESRRPSSIIEEVEYLVNQGYKEVTLLGQNVNSYGNKADFNHTFPELLEKVAQIPNLKRLRFTTSHPKDLSDELIQVIKRNDNICKYFHLPLQSGSDKVLKDMNRKYTQEKYLERARKLREEIPEIAISTDIIVGYPTETEEDFKETLKVCQEVGYDTAFTFKYSPRPKTRAAKLTPIDDEIVQERFDRLLDLLYPIFNEKNKNYIGKTVEVLLESESKNNPEVLTGRTDDYKLVHVKADKSLIGEFVKVKITDNTSFTISGDLVE; the protein is encoded by the coding sequence ATGGCAAATAAAAAATTAGATAAGTATAAGGATTATTTCAAAGGCAAAACCTACAACATAACAACCTTTGGTTGCCAAATGAATGAACACGATTCTGAAAGAATTTCCTTTATCCTTGAAGATTTAGGTTATACCTATGAGGAAGATAGGAAAAAGGCTGATTTTATTTTGTTTAATACCTGTTTGGTAAGGGAAAATGCAGAGCTTAAACTTTATGGTCAAGTTTCATCACTTAAAAAAATAAAAGAAGCTCACCCAGAAAAGATCATAGCTGTATCTGGATGTATGATGCAAACAGAAGTCGCAAGGCAAGTAATAATTGACAAACACAAGGAAGTTGATATTATTTTTGGTACAAAAAATATTAATTCCCTAGCAGATTTAATTTTTAGGTACCTAGAAACAGGTGAAAGGGTTGTAGACATATCTACAGATAATGTAAAGGATGATTTTGTACTCTATAATACCCCAAATCATTTCCAAGCTTATGTAAATATTATGACAGGCTGTGATAATTTCTGTTCTTATTGTATAGTTCCAGAATCAAGGGGTAGGGAAGAGTCTAGGAGACCTTCTTCAATTATTGAGGAAGTTGAATATTTGGTAAATCAAGGATATAAAGAAGTAACACTTCTAGGTCAAAATGTAAATTCATATGGCAATAAGGCTGACTTTAATCATACATTTCCAGAACTTTTAGAAAAAGTTGCTCAGATTCCAAACTTAAAAAGGCTTAGGTTTACAACAAGTCACCCAAAAGACCTTTCAGATGAATTAATCCAAGTTATAAAAAGAAATGATAATATTTGTAAATATTTTCATTTACCACTTCAATCAGGATCTGACAAGGTTCTTAAGGATATGAACAGAAAATACACTCAAGAAAAATATTTGGAAAGAGCAAGGAAATTAAGAGAAGAAATCCCTGAAATAGCGATATCTACTGATATAATTGTTGGTTATCCAACAGAAACTGAAGAAGATTTCAAAGAAACCCTCAAGGTTTGCCAAGAAGTGGGATATGATACAGCCTTCACTTTTAAATATTCTCCAAGGCCTAAGACAAGGGCAGCAAAACTTACCCCGATAGACGATGAAATTGTTCAGGAGAGATTTGATAGGCTATTAGACCTCTTATATCCAATATTTAATGAGAAAAATAAAAATTATATAGGTAAAACTGTAGAAGTTTTATTGGAATCAGAGAGTAAAAACAATCCAGAAGTATTAACAGGTAGAACTGATGATTATAAACTTGTGCATGTCAAGGCTGATAAGAGTCTTATAGGTGAGTTTGTAAAGGTAAAAATTACTGATAATACTTCATTTACAATATCAGGAGACCTCGTAGAATAA
- a CDS encoding V-type ATP synthase subunit I domain-containing protein, which produces MAVEKMHLVNITSKLDNLNDLLLDVVDIGQIEPIDAFNQVASRAFSVTASTENVELTEDMNNIKSFDGLSKSDNEKMNYLKKFLEIHDDENLNYNQKVISRERLEELYEDLAPLIKRREELLEKRKELLNFKANLEVLDKADIDINKIRQLKYFDYRYGEVSKDGRFILKNNYENIPSLIIHLDSEAKKSADALNEIIELDKKTRIRREEVDNIIVSEREESLKVASRIDTKYSNMIQDEIIKINSKYDGEIAEQSKKIKSDYNKLKDDISIVYNKEVDSLVDYAFDMIVKGD; this is translated from the coding sequence ATGGCAGTAGAAAAAATGCACCTGGTAAATATTACATCTAAGTTAGATAATCTTAATGATTTGCTCTTAGATGTGGTAGATATAGGTCAAATTGAACCAATTGATGCTTTCAATCAAGTAGCCAGCAGAGCTTTTTCAGTAACCGCAAGTACAGAAAATGTAGAACTTACTGAAGATATGAACAATATTAAAAGTTTTGATGGCCTTTCTAAGTCTGATAATGAAAAAATGAATTATCTAAAGAAATTTCTAGAAATTCATGATGATGAAAATTTAAATTATAATCAAAAAGTAATTTCTAGAGAAAGACTAGAAGAATTATATGAAGATTTAGCGCCTCTTATAAAGAGAAGAGAAGAGTTACTTGAAAAAAGAAAAGAACTTTTAAATTTCAAGGCCAACTTAGAAGTGCTTGATAAGGCTGATATTGATATAAATAAAATAAGACAATTAAAATATTTTGATTACAGATATGGTGAAGTATCTAAGGATGGTAGGTTTATTCTTAAAAATAATTATGAAAATATACCGTCCCTAATTATCCATCTAGATAGCGAGGCAAAAAAATCCGCTGATGCCTTAAACGAAATTATCGAACTAGATAAGAAAACTAGGATTAGGCGTGAAGAAGTTGACAATATAATCGTTAGCGAAAGAGAAGAAAGTCTAAAAGTAGCATCTAGGATTGATACTAAATATTCTAATATGATTCAAGATGAAATCATTAAGATAAATTCAAAATATGATGGAGAAATAGCAGAACAAAGTAAAAAAATCAAGAGTGATTATAATAAGCTAAAGGATGATATATCTATTGTTTATAACAAGGAAGTAGATTCTCTAGTTGATTATGCCTTTGATATGATTGTAAAGGGGGATTAA
- a CDS encoding lysophospholipid acyltransferase family protein, which translates to MFYNIVVAILRVLFFPFFRIKVHGKENIPENPAIIACANHWSNLDPFFLALGLPLKFNFMAKKELFEIPVLRNILKAAGVFPIDRHGNDLKALRYAIGLIKDGKTLGIFPEGTRVKQISRENMHEGVGFIALKAKADILPIEIVTNYKLFSRVDIYVKEPIEIIKFQEIKNKEAMSMISDEIFENIYEHRNVLGRENNGNN; encoded by the coding sequence ATGTTTTATAATATAGTAGTTGCTATTTTAAGAGTATTATTTTTCCCATTTTTTAGGATAAAGGTTCATGGTAAGGAAAATATACCAGAAAATCCAGCTATAATTGCCTGTGCTAATCATTGGTCAAACCTAGATCCATTTTTCTTAGCCCTAGGCTTGCCGCTAAAATTTAATTTTATGGCAAAAAAAGAATTATTTGAAATTCCAGTTTTAAGAAATATTTTAAAGGCAGCGGGAGTTTTTCCTATCGACCGCCATGGTAATGACCTAAAAGCTTTAAGATATGCAATAGGACTAATAAAAGACGGGAAGACTCTAGGGATTTTTCCTGAAGGCACAAGAGTAAAACAAATTTCTCGTGAAAATATGCATGAAGGTGTAGGATTTATAGCTCTTAAGGCCAAAGCAGATATACTCCCAATTGAGATTGTTACAAATTATAAGTTGTTCTCTAGGGTAGATATTTATGTAAAAGAGCCTATAGAGATTATAAAATTTCAGGAAATAAAAAATAAAGAAGCTATGAGTATGATAAGTGATGAAATATTTGAAAATATTTATGAACATAGAAATGTCTTAGGAAGAGAAAATAATGGAAATAATTAA
- a CDS encoding V0D/AC39 family V-type ATPase subunit, whose product MKDVSVKAKAKLSYVLDNDLLDGLIREDNLSAKASYLRKNYDFLSADDEKIILEDKLRTHFYKELRSLEYFLTGLEKKFYQLYFSIFKIYLIQEIITSILNGSLAENLGYFRNNPYYKAMSLNLDTSFKDFIESLDDYHIKRVLEPFLNENMDKDSIIFLSSNALIKSYYRELLKISEKFPSKESKLIKNFLAEEINLLNFEMLYRLKSFFDVNNSEIFNYLIEGGYLYNGQRLKMLSDFSKDELMEYFKDTKYKNIFEDENLFYKKMQDKRLKNFKDEIIKERSDILYIISAMNILYLNMKNLIAILEMDDKYTYSQKEELLIGR is encoded by the coding sequence ATGAAAGATGTTTCTGTAAAAGCCAAAGCAAAACTATCATATGTTTTAGATAATGATTTGTTAGATGGCTTGATAAGGGAAGATAATCTATCAGCTAAGGCTAGTTATCTTAGAAAAAACTATGACTTTTTAAGTGCAGATGATGAAAAGATTATCTTAGAAGATAAACTGCGTACGCACTTCTATAAAGAACTTAGGAGTCTAGAATATTTTCTAACAGGTCTAGAAAAAAAGTTTTACCAGCTGTATTTTTCTATTTTCAAAATATATTTGATACAAGAAATAATAACAAGCATTTTAAATGGATCTTTGGCTGAGAATTTGGGATATTTTAGAAATAATCCATACTATAAGGCAATGAGTCTTAATCTAGATACAAGTTTTAAAGATTTTATAGAAAGTCTTGATGATTACCATATAAAGCGAGTCCTTGAACCTTTTTTAAATGAAAATATGGATAAGGATTCTATTATATTTTTATCGTCAAATGCTCTTATAAAATCTTATTATAGGGAGCTTTTAAAAATAAGTGAAAAATTTCCATCAAAAGAATCGAAACTTATTAAAAATTTCTTAGCAGAAGAGATAAATTTGCTCAACTTTGAAATGCTTTATAGGCTTAAATCATTCTTTGATGTAAATAATAGTGAGATTTTTAATTACTTAATTGAAGGCGGTTATCTATATAATGGTCAAAGACTAAAAATGTTATCTGATTTTAGTAAAGATGAGCTTATGGAATATTTTAAGGATACTAAGTATAAAAATATATTTGAAGATGAGAATCTATTTTATAAAAAAATGCAGGATAAGAGGCTTAAGAATTTCAAAGATGAAATAATCAAAGAAAGATCTGATATACTCTATATAATTTCTGCAATGAATATTTTATACTTAAATATGAAAAATCTTATAGCTATTTTGGAAATGGATGATAAATACACTTATAGCCAAAAAGAAGAGTTGTTAATAGGAAGGTAA
- a CDS encoding V-type ATP synthase subunit F has product MKAKILTDSNSLLTMFRLGAIEGELVSTNNFEKVFDKSIDDENLAILIVTRSVYQKNSIKIDNFRKDNSMPLIVTIDG; this is encoded by the coding sequence ATGAAAGCGAAGATTTTAACAGATTCAAATAGCTTGTTAACAATGTTTAGACTTGGTGCGATTGAAGGAGAATTAGTTTCTACTAATAATTTTGAAAAAGTTTTTGATAAATCAATCGATGATGAGAATCTTGCGATATTAATTGTAACTAGATCTGTTTATCAAAAAAATTCTATCAAAATTGATAATTTTAGGAAAGATAATTCCATGCCTTTGATAGTTACCATTGATGGCTGA